The Sphingomonas sanxanigenens DSM 19645 = NX02 genome includes a region encoding these proteins:
- a CDS encoding endonuclease domain-containing protein, with protein MSGSRFDIRDGSIDRARKLRRDATPAEQRLWSALRRSALDGAKFRRQQRLGPYFGDFVCQAARLVVEVDGDTHAGEQAVARDARRTAYLASEGYRVLRFTNADVMDNLEGVTSVIRSALVPSPSHPAPLPLPRGEREI; from the coding sequence GTGTCCGGATCACGCTTCGACATCCGAGACGGCTCCATCGACCGCGCCCGCAAGCTCCGCCGCGATGCGACCCCGGCGGAGCAACGCCTGTGGTCTGCCCTGCGCCGCAGTGCACTTGACGGCGCGAAATTCCGCCGTCAGCAGCGCTTGGGCCCATATTTCGGCGATTTCGTCTGCCAGGCGGCGAGGCTGGTGGTGGAAGTCGACGGGGACACCCATGCTGGTGAGCAGGCGGTTGCCCGCGATGCGCGCCGAACGGCTTATCTCGCGAGTGAAGGATATCGGGTGCTGCGCTTTACGAATGCGGATGTGATGGACAATCTGGAGGGCGTGACCTCGGTGATACGTTCGGCGCTCGTGCCCTCACCCTCCCACCCGGCTCCCCTCCCTCTCCCCCGAGGGGAGAGGGAGATATGA
- a CDS encoding transglutaminase family protein encodes MLYDITHTTRFDYDVPVLFARCNLRLKPIAWAGQRLLDYDLSVEPGGELHTARAGAVLANVTRMVVPQAVDRIEIVSRALMEVDRPAQAPDPEDPTVAEIARAARLDPELGPEGPANYLFPTPLIPHDRAITDWCAETLRPDRPIREAAFALAVRIRKSFKFDPKATMVETRPAEAFAKRGGVCQDFAQIMITGMRGLGLPAAYVSGFIRTIPPPGKERLVGADATHAWVLVWCGPEVGWVGVDPTNGIWMANDHIVTAIGRDYAEIAPVDGIFLGSGAQHMDVSVDVAPKQMVAVSR; translated from the coding sequence ATGCTCTACGACATCACCCACACCACCCGCTTCGATTATGACGTGCCGGTGCTGTTCGCGCGCTGCAACCTGCGGCTGAAGCCGATCGCGTGGGCGGGCCAGCGGCTGCTGGACTATGACCTGAGCGTGGAGCCCGGCGGCGAACTCCACACCGCGCGGGCCGGCGCGGTGCTCGCCAATGTCACGCGGATGGTGGTGCCGCAGGCGGTGGACCGGATCGAGATCGTCAGCCGCGCGCTGATGGAGGTGGACCGGCCGGCGCAGGCGCCCGATCCGGAAGATCCCACCGTCGCCGAGATCGCCCGCGCCGCGCGGCTCGATCCGGAACTCGGGCCCGAGGGCCCGGCCAACTATCTGTTCCCGACCCCGCTGATCCCGCATGACCGCGCGATCACCGACTGGTGCGCCGAGACCCTGCGGCCCGACCGGCCGATCCGCGAGGCCGCCTTCGCGCTCGCCGTGCGCATCCGGAAGAGCTTCAAGTTCGATCCCAAGGCGACGATGGTCGAGACCCGCCCCGCCGAGGCCTTCGCCAAGCGCGGCGGCGTGTGCCAGGATTTCGCGCAGATCATGATCACCGGCATGCGCGGGCTGGGCCTTCCGGCCGCCTATGTCAGCGGCTTCATCCGCACCATCCCGCCCCCCGGCAAGGAAAGGCTGGTCGGTGCGGACGCCACCCACGCCTGGGTGCTGGTGTGGTGCGGGCCGGAGGTCGGCTGGGTCGGCGTCGATCCCACCAACGGCATCTGGATGGCCAACGACCATATCGTCACCGCCATCGGCCGCGATTATGCCGAGATCGCGCCGGTCGACGGCATCTTCCTGGGCTCCGGCGCGCAGCATATGGACGTCTCGGTGGACGTGGCGCCCAAGCAGATGGTGGCGGTCTCGCGATAG
- a CDS encoding TetR/AcrR family transcriptional regulator, protein MSAELPAFPFRPVRMTDEERRGKRAALLLAAVRMFNERGFHATSLDDVAASLGVTKPVIYHYLGNKDQVLFECVRIGLYELQVAAEQARCSPGTGLDRLRAFLRRYGAIIMDHFGRCVARTGDEQLSAEARARFRALKREIDDALRAMIAEAAADGSATVPDVRTAAFAFAGALNWTARWHRPEGEAGASDVAAAIVDILCAGITPRAA, encoded by the coding sequence ATGTCCGCCGAACTGCCCGCATTCCCCTTTCGCCCGGTTCGGATGACCGATGAGGAGCGCCGCGGGAAACGCGCCGCGCTGCTGCTGGCGGCGGTGCGTATGTTCAACGAGCGCGGTTTCCACGCGACCTCGCTCGACGATGTCGCTGCGTCGCTCGGCGTGACCAAGCCGGTGATCTATCATTATCTCGGCAACAAGGATCAGGTGCTGTTCGAATGCGTCCGCATCGGGCTCTACGAACTGCAGGTCGCGGCGGAGCAGGCGCGGTGCAGCCCCGGCACCGGGCTGGACCGGCTGCGCGCTTTCCTGCGCCGCTATGGCGCCATCATCATGGATCATTTCGGACGATGCGTGGCCCGCACCGGCGACGAGCAATTGTCGGCCGAGGCACGCGCCCGCTTCCGTGCGCTCAAGCGCGAGATCGACGACGCGCTGAGGGCGATGATCGCGGAAGCGGCAGCGGACGGATCGGCGACGGTGCCGGACGTACGGACCGCCGCCTTCGCTTTTGCGGGCGCGCTCAACTGGACGGCACGCTGGCATCGGCCCGAGGGCGAGGCCGGCGCCTCCGACGTGGCGGCGGCGATCGTCGACATCCTCTGCGCCGGGATCACCCCGCGCGCCGCGTGA
- a CDS encoding YihY/virulence factor BrkB family protein, giving the protein MPEISPQSPEERRTRLEAARASLGGQLDKQYARFRPGRRTIEILKRVAVGVYSDGLIHAGNLAYLALLTLFPFFIVAAAIARLAGRTRDGILAVDAFLRTVPPGVATVLKQPINDVLNARTGNLLWFGALIGLWTTASFIETIRDILRRAYGVRSNRPFWEYRLGSIGMIIGAVILLMVAFSFQVVLVGVEQFIRRVIPFADDTAALIAAGRTAPGIALFGAMYMLYYWLTPRAYRSRAYPKWPGAMMTTLWWLGVTAAMPIVLSNIGSYDLTYGSLAGVMIALVFFFLVGLGVVIGAELNAALAEIPVVGLKDGETKPDEQGATAK; this is encoded by the coding sequence ATGCCGGAAATCTCCCCGCAGTCGCCCGAGGAACGGCGCACGCGGCTGGAGGCGGCGCGTGCGAGCCTCGGCGGGCAGTTGGACAAGCAATATGCGCGGTTCAGGCCCGGCCGGCGCACGATCGAAATCCTGAAGCGCGTGGCGGTGGGCGTTTATTCGGACGGCCTCATCCACGCCGGCAACCTCGCTTATCTGGCGCTGCTGACGCTGTTTCCCTTCTTCATCGTCGCCGCCGCGATCGCCCGCCTGGCAGGACGCACGCGCGACGGCATCCTCGCGGTGGACGCCTTCCTGCGCACGGTCCCGCCCGGCGTTGCGACCGTGCTCAAGCAGCCGATCAACGACGTGCTCAATGCACGGACGGGCAATCTGTTGTGGTTCGGCGCACTGATCGGGCTGTGGACCACCGCGAGCTTCATCGAGACGATCCGGGATATCCTGCGCCGGGCCTATGGCGTGCGCAGCAACCGGCCGTTCTGGGAATATCGGCTGGGATCGATCGGCATGATCATCGGCGCGGTGATCCTGCTGATGGTGGCGTTCAGCTTCCAGGTCGTGCTGGTCGGCGTCGAGCAGTTCATCCGCCGCGTCATTCCCTTTGCGGACGATACCGCCGCGCTGATCGCGGCCGGCCGCACCGCGCCGGGCATCGCCTTGTTCGGCGCGATGTACATGCTCTATTACTGGCTCACCCCGCGCGCCTATCGCAGCCGTGCCTATCCGAAATGGCCGGGGGCGATGATGACCACCTTGTGGTGGCTGGGCGTTACCGCGGCGATGCCCATCGTCCTCTCCAACATCGGATCCTATGATCTGACCTATGGCAGCCTGGCCGGCGTGATGATCGCGCTGGTCTTCTTCTTCCTCGTCGGCCTGGGCGTCGTCATCGGCGCCGAACTCAACGCCGCACTGGCGGAAATACCGGTAGTCGGTCTAAAGGACGGCGAAACCAAACCCGACGAGCAGGGAGCTACGGCCAAGTGA
- a CDS encoding DnaJ C-terminal domain-containing protein, producing MADPYATLGVARGADEAEIKKAYRKLAKELHPDRNKDNPAATERFGRVTAAYDLLTDKDKRARFDRGEIDADGNPTMPFGYGGGPGGGGGFRGQQGAGGFEFSTDDLGDIFDGLFGGAGARQRGPGGGFGRGARAAPPAKGANVSYRLRVPFADAAALKPQRITLQDGKTIDLKLPNGVETGTQMRLGGKGQPGPGGAGDAIVTIEVEPHRFFTRDGDAVRIELPVTLDEAVLGGPVKVPTVDGAVMLNIPRGSSSGKVLRLKGKGFHTREGGRGDQLVTLVIDLPKDDADLIAFAESWGDRARRNPRAAMDG from the coding sequence ATGGCTGATCCTTACGCAACGCTTGGAGTGGCGCGCGGCGCCGACGAGGCCGAGATCAAGAAGGCCTATCGGAAGCTTGCGAAAGAACTCCATCCCGACCGCAACAAGGACAATCCCGCCGCGACGGAGCGTTTCGGCCGGGTGACCGCCGCTTATGACCTGCTGACCGACAAGGACAAGCGCGCCCGCTTCGACCGCGGCGAGATCGATGCGGACGGCAACCCGACGATGCCGTTCGGCTATGGCGGCGGGCCGGGCGGCGGCGGCGGTTTCCGGGGCCAGCAGGGCGCCGGCGGCTTCGAATTCTCCACCGACGATCTCGGCGACATCTTCGACGGACTGTTCGGCGGCGCCGGCGCGCGCCAGCGCGGCCCGGGCGGCGGCTTCGGCCGCGGTGCGCGTGCGGCGCCGCCGGCGAAAGGCGCCAATGTGTCCTACCGGCTGCGCGTGCCCTTCGCCGACGCGGCGGCGCTGAAGCCGCAGCGGATCACCCTTCAGGACGGCAAGACGATCGACCTCAAGCTGCCGAACGGCGTCGAGACCGGCACCCAGATGCGGCTGGGCGGCAAGGGACAGCCCGGCCCCGGTGGTGCCGGTGACGCGATCGTGACGATCGAGGTCGAGCCCCACCGCTTCTTCACCCGCGATGGCGATGCCGTGCGGATCGAGCTGCCGGTGACGTTGGACGAGGCGGTGCTCGGCGGCCCGGTGAAGGTGCCCACGGTCGACGGGGCGGTGATGCTCAACATCCCCAGGGGATCGAGCTCCGGCAAGGTGCTGCGCCTCAAGGGCAAGGGCTTCCACACCCGGGAGGGCGGCCGCGGCGACCAGCTCGTCACGCTGGTGATCGACCTGCCCAAGGATGATGCGGACCTTATCGCCTTCGCCGAGAGCTGGGGCGACAGGGCGCGGCGCAATCCGCGCGCGGCGATGGACGGCTGA
- the aroC gene encoding chorismate synthase: MSFNTFGRVFRFTSWGESHGPALGAVVDGCPPGLAIGEADIQPWLDKRRPGTSRFTTQRQEPDQVRILSGVFEGRTTGTPIALHIDNVDQRSKDYSEVARAYRPGHADYAYDAKYGFRDYRGGGRSSARETAARVAAGAVARLVIPEVRIRAWVSAIGGDAIDGQAFDDAQIDANPFFCPDAAAAQRWEALVDGARKSGSSLGAVIECEATGVPAGWGAPLYAKLDSELAAACMSINAVKGVEIGDGFEAARLTGEGNADPMRPGPDGKPIFLANHAGGIAGGISTGQPVRLRVAFKPTSSILTPVETITREGAASEIMTRGRHDPCVGIRGVPVVEAMMALVLADQKLLHRAQVG; this comes from the coding sequence ATGAGCTTCAACACTTTCGGCCGCGTCTTCCGCTTCACGAGCTGGGGCGAATCCCACGGTCCAGCGCTTGGGGCCGTCGTCGATGGCTGCCCGCCCGGGCTGGCGATCGGCGAGGCGGATATCCAGCCCTGGCTCGACAAGCGCCGGCCCGGCACCTCGCGCTTCACCACGCAGCGGCAGGAACCCGATCAGGTCCGCATCCTCTCCGGCGTGTTCGAGGGGCGTACCACCGGCACGCCGATCGCGCTGCACATCGACAATGTCGACCAGCGCTCGAAGGACTATTCGGAAGTCGCCAGGGCCTACCGCCCCGGCCATGCCGACTATGCCTATGACGCCAAATACGGCTTCCGCGATTATCGCGGCGGCGGGCGCAGTTCCGCGCGCGAGACCGCGGCGCGGGTCGCGGCGGGTGCGGTGGCGCGGCTGGTGATCCCCGAGGTGAGGATCCGCGCCTGGGTGTCGGCGATCGGCGGCGATGCGATCGACGGGCAAGCGTTCGACGACGCGCAGATCGACGCCAACCCCTTCTTCTGCCCCGATGCCGCCGCAGCGCAGCGCTGGGAAGCGTTGGTCGACGGCGCGCGCAAGTCCGGCTCGTCGCTGGGCGCGGTGATCGAATGCGAGGCGACCGGGGTGCCGGCGGGCTGGGGTGCGCCGCTCTACGCCAAGCTGGACAGCGAACTGGCCGCCGCCTGCATGAGCATCAACGCGGTCAAGGGCGTCGAGATCGGCGATGGCTTCGAAGCCGCACGGCTGACCGGGGAGGGCAATGCCGATCCGATGCGGCCGGGACCGGATGGCAAGCCGATCTTCCTCGCCAACCATGCCGGCGGCATCGCCGGCGGCATCTCGACCGGCCAGCCGGTGCGGCTGCGCGTGGCCTTCAAGCCGACCAGTTCGATCCTGACGCCGGTGGAGACGATCACACGCGAGGGCGCGGCCAGCGAGATCATGACCAGGGGCCGGCACGATCCCTGCGTCGGCATCCGCGGCGTACCCGTGGTTGAAGCGATGATGGCGCTGGTGCTCGCCGACCAGAAACTGCTCCACCGCGCGCAGGTCGGCTGA
- the fabI gene encoding enoyl-ACP reductase FabI: MTALMQGKRGLIMGLANDRSLAWGIARKLRDEGAELAFSYQGESLERRVRPLAEQLGSDLLIDCDVSDMAALDIAFETLAERWPTIDFVVHAIGFSDKNELRGKYVDTSLDNFLMTMNISAYSFVAVARRARAMMPEGGSLLTLTYYGAEKVVPHYNVMGVAKAALEASVKYLAMDLGPENIRVNAISAGPIKTLAASGIGDFRYIMKWNELNSPLRRNVTIEDVGGAGLYLLSDLASGVTGETHHVDAGYHVIGMKAEDAPDIALS, encoded by the coding sequence GTGACGGCGTTGATGCAGGGCAAGCGTGGACTGATCATGGGTCTGGCGAACGATCGTTCGCTGGCCTGGGGGATCGCCCGCAAGCTGAGGGACGAGGGCGCCGAACTCGCCTTCAGCTATCAGGGCGAGTCGCTGGAAAGGCGCGTCCGTCCGCTTGCCGAACAGCTCGGGTCCGACCTGCTGATCGATTGCGACGTTTCCGACATGGCGGCTCTCGACATCGCCTTCGAAACGCTGGCGGAACGCTGGCCGACGATCGACTTCGTCGTCCACGCGATCGGCTTTTCGGACAAGAACGAGCTGCGCGGGAAATATGTCGACACCAGCCTCGACAATTTCCTGATGACGATGAACATCTCGGCCTATTCCTTCGTCGCGGTCGCCCGCCGCGCGCGGGCGATGATGCCGGAGGGTGGCAGCCTGCTGACGCTGACCTATTACGGCGCCGAGAAGGTCGTGCCGCATTACAATGTCATGGGCGTGGCCAAGGCGGCGCTGGAAGCCAGCGTGAAGTATCTCGCGATGGACCTCGGGCCGGAGAATATCCGCGTCAACGCGATCTCCGCGGGCCCGATCAAGACGCTCGCCGCCAGCGGCATCGGCGATTTCCGCTACATCATGAAATGGAACGAGCTGAATTCGCCGCTCCGCCGCAACGTGACGATCGAGGATGTCGGCGGCGCCGGCCTCTATCTGCTGAGCGACCTTGCCAGCGGCGTGACCGGCGAGACCCACCATGTCGACGCGGGCTATCATGTGATCGGCATGAAGGCCGAAGACGCGCCGGATATCGCGCTGAGCTGA
- a CDS encoding SDR family NAD(P)-dependent oxidoreductase yields the protein MDVSGVGVVVTGGASGLGEATARMLAAKGAKVALFDLNEEVGRKTAETIGGAFFRVDVTDEESADKGLAAAEAVHGPARVLVNCAGIAPAIRIVAKDGTPHPLAAYRKAIEVNLIGTFNLLSKVAARIIAAGVEGEEAGVIINTASVAAYDGQIGQAAYASSKGGVVGLTLPAARDLAQHRIRVMTIAPGIFLTPMLMGLPQAAQDSLGTQVPHPSRLGRPTEYAQLVESILANPMLNGEVIRLDGAIRMAPR from the coding sequence ATGGATGTCAGCGGTGTGGGCGTGGTCGTCACCGGCGGCGCGTCGGGGCTCGGCGAGGCCACTGCGCGGATGCTTGCGGCCAAGGGCGCGAAAGTCGCGCTGTTCGATCTCAACGAGGAGGTCGGCCGCAAGACCGCCGAGACGATCGGCGGCGCGTTCTTCCGGGTCGACGTCACCGACGAAGAGAGTGCCGACAAGGGACTCGCCGCCGCCGAGGCGGTGCATGGGCCGGCGCGCGTGCTGGTCAACTGTGCCGGGATCGCGCCGGCGATCCGCATCGTCGCCAAGGATGGCACGCCGCATCCCCTCGCCGCCTATCGCAAGGCGATCGAGGTCAATCTGATCGGCACCTTCAACCTGCTCTCCAAGGTGGCGGCGCGGATCATCGCGGCGGGGGTCGAGGGCGAGGAAGCCGGCGTGATCATCAACACCGCCTCGGTCGCTGCCTATGACGGCCAGATCGGCCAGGCTGCCTACGCCTCGTCCAAGGGCGGCGTCGTCGGCCTCACCTTGCCCGCCGCGCGCGACCTCGCGCAGCACCGCATCCGGGTGATGACGATCGCGCCGGGCATCTTCCTCACGCCGATGCTGATGGGCCTGCCGCAGGCGGCGCAGGATTCGCTGGGCACGCAGGTGCCGCACCCGAGCCGGCTCGGCCGCCCGACCGAATATGCGCAGTTGGTCGAGTCGATCCTCGCCAACCCGATGCTGAATGGCGAGGTGATCCGGTTGGACGGCGCGATCCGCATGGCACCCCGCTGA